One stretch of Commensalibacter melissae DNA includes these proteins:
- the rpmE gene encoding 50S ribosomal protein L31 — MKNDIHPDYHEITVVMTDGTEFKTRSCYGSNGDTLRLDVDPKSHPAWTGVQRINDTRGQVAKFNKRFAGIGQKKV; from the coding sequence ATGAAAAACGATATCCATCCAGATTATCACGAAATTACAGTCGTCATGACAGACGGTACTGAATTTAAAACCCGTTCCTGTTATGGCTCTAATGGCGATACATTGCGTCTTGACGTAGATCCTAAATCTCATCCTGCATGGACCGGAGTTCAGCGTATCAATGATACACGGGGTCAAGTTGCGAAATTTAACAAGCGTTTTGCTGGTATCGGACAAAAAAAGGTTTAA
- a CDS encoding DUF1013 domain-containing protein — protein sequence MTLPLMPKATAVWLIEKTALTFNQIAEFCGMHPLEVQAIADGEVAQSIIGYDPVANGQLTQEEINRCEADPDLKLKLSANRMQIVKRSKGARYTPISKRNDRPDAIAFLLRNYPQLLDQQIAKLLGTTKDTIAKVRDKQHWNSANIKPRDPIILGLCSQMDLNSAVAEANRRVEKDETDNPSLNPSETTEHQESSETKKEELDINHIFSNYSEKNNQSDDLN from the coding sequence ATGACCTTACCTCTTATGCCTAAGGCTACCGCAGTATGGCTTATTGAAAAAACTGCTTTAACCTTTAATCAAATTGCAGAATTTTGTGGCATGCATCCTTTGGAAGTCCAGGCAATTGCCGATGGCGAGGTAGCTCAAAGTATCATTGGCTATGATCCTGTTGCCAATGGCCAGTTAACCCAAGAAGAGATTAATCGCTGTGAGGCTGATCCAGATCTAAAACTAAAACTATCAGCAAATCGCATGCAAATCGTCAAGCGATCAAAAGGCGCAAGATATACTCCCATTTCAAAGAGAAATGATCGTCCTGATGCAATTGCCTTCCTGTTAAGAAACTATCCCCAATTGCTAGATCAGCAAATTGCCAAGCTTTTGGGAACGACTAAAGATACAATTGCCAAGGTAAGAGATAAACAGCATTGGAATTCCGCCAATATTAAACCACGTGATCCAATCATACTGGGATTATGCAGTCAAATGGATTTAAACAGTGCTGTTGCCGAAGCGAACAGACGTGTTGAGAAGGATGAGACGGATAACCCTTCCCTTAATCCCTCAGAAACAACAGAACATCAGGAATCTTCAGAAACAAAGAAAGAAGAGCTAGATATCAATCATATATTTTCTAATTATTCTGAAAAAAACAATCAATCCGACGATCTAAATTAA
- the purE gene encoding 5-(carboxyamino)imidazole ribonucleotide mutase, with protein MPLSHPSSSNISFAVGVIMGSQSDWDIMSHSADILKKLDISHEVKIVSAHRTPDRLREYATSAVERGIRVIIAGAGGAAHLPGMVAAWTHLPVLGVPMQTHALNGKDSLLSIVQMPAGIPVGTLAIGKAGAINAALLAVSILSIADQSIAQRLVSWRKAQTDSVAISPL; from the coding sequence ATGCCATTATCCCATCCCTCTTCATCAAATATCTCCTTTGCTGTTGGTGTTATTATGGGCAGCCAGTCGGACTGGGATATTATGAGTCACAGTGCTGATATATTAAAAAAACTTGATATATCACATGAAGTAAAAATTGTATCGGCTCATCGCACACCCGATCGATTAAGGGAATATGCAACATCCGCTGTTGAACGGGGAATCAGGGTTATTATTGCAGGCGCAGGTGGCGCTGCACATCTTCCCGGTATGGTTGCCGCCTGGACACATTTGCCAGTTCTTGGTGTACCAATGCAAACCCATGCCCTAAACGGCAAGGACAGTTTGTTATCAATTGTGCAAATGCCTGCAGGTATTCCGGTTGGCACCCTGGCCATCGGAAAAGCTGGGGCCATTAATGCGGCACTTTTGGCAGTATCTATCCTATCCATCGCTGATCAGTCAATCGCCCAACGCTTAGTTTCCTGGCGCAAAGCACAAACAGATTCTGTCGCTATTTCTCCACTTTAA
- a CDS encoding 5-(carboxyamino)imidazole ribonucleotide synthase translates to MLLPNSTIGIVGGGQLGRMSAVAAARLGFRTHILSDIMDAPAAQVASGITVGSYHDQSILKQFAEQVDVITFEFENINIEGIEYLATVRPVHPSSNVLKISQDRFLEKDFLNQHDIPTTQWISVFQLEDGINAAEKLGFPFILKTTRLGYDGKGQAVIRTDKEFKKAFKNLNPHPLIAEKKVNFYKEISVMVVQNEHDELQTFDVTENRHKNGILDLSIAPARITSTLQNKAKEIAVKIAQALKLVGILGVEMFIDDQDNILVNEIAPRPHNSGHWTMNACPFDQFEMHIRAVTNLPLPPIARHSDAIMKNLIGPQTLEYWPKILENGRMIGHLYGKKEAKPGRKMGHVNINFPYNGLPGEFGIKAALSFLCSGD, encoded by the coding sequence ATGCTCTTACCTAATTCAACCATAGGAATCGTTGGAGGCGGACAATTAGGCAGAATGTCTGCTGTAGCGGCGGCACGTCTTGGATTTAGAACACATATTTTATCTGACATTATGGATGCCCCTGCCGCTCAAGTGGCTTCTGGCATTACGGTTGGATCTTATCATGATCAATCAATTTTAAAACAATTTGCTGAACAGGTTGATGTCATAACATTTGAATTTGAAAATATAAATATAGAAGGAATAGAATATCTTGCCACCGTACGACCTGTTCATCCTTCCAGCAATGTCTTAAAAATCAGCCAAGACAGGTTTCTGGAAAAAGACTTTTTAAATCAACATGATATTCCAACCACTCAATGGATTTCTGTTTTTCAGTTAGAAGATGGCATAAATGCGGCAGAAAAACTGGGATTTCCTTTTATACTTAAAACCACTAGATTAGGGTATGATGGTAAAGGTCAGGCCGTTATCCGTACCGACAAAGAATTCAAAAAAGCCTTTAAAAATTTAAACCCTCACCCTCTAATTGCTGAAAAAAAAGTAAACTTTTATAAAGAAATTAGCGTGATGGTTGTTCAGAATGAACATGATGAATTACAAACATTCGATGTTACTGAAAACCGACATAAAAATGGAATTCTTGACCTTAGTATCGCACCAGCCCGAATTACCTCAACATTGCAAAATAAAGCCAAAGAGATTGCAGTTAAGATAGCCCAGGCTCTCAAACTTGTTGGTATCTTGGGAGTTGAAATGTTCATTGATGATCAGGATAATATTCTTGTCAATGAAATAGCACCCCGTCCTCACAATTCAGGACATTGGACAATGAATGCCTGTCCCTTTGACCAATTTGAAATGCATATTCGTGCTGTCACAAATCTTCCCTTACCGCCTATAGCTCGACATTCGGATGCCATCATGAAAAATCTTATAGGCCCCCAAACACTGGAATATTGGCCAAAGATTTTAGAAAATGGTCGAATGATAGGACATTTATACGGAAAAAAGGAAGCAAAACCGGGTCGAAAAATGGGACATGTCAATATAAATTTTCCATATAATGGTTTACCCGGAGAATTCGGAATTAAAGCGGCATTATCATTTCTTTGTTCTGGGGATTAA